In Bacteriovorax sp. Seq25_V, a single genomic region encodes these proteins:
- a CDS encoding N-acetyltransferase, with amino-acid sequence MNIEIKTAAEIILEPQLIEEIFDFDKLYFNWPWTKQNWLDFFRTRTESFIVLINVEDTLSGFCLIENNDDISYLHKICVAKNAEGHGHGQALMTSALSQLDDLKVNALSLEVDVSNFRAISFYEKLGFKQLGRRKKFYSDGSDAFVYELSLTS; translated from the coding sequence ATGAATATAGAAATAAAGACCGCTGCTGAAATTATCTTAGAGCCCCAGTTAATAGAAGAAATTTTTGATTTCGATAAACTTTATTTTAACTGGCCCTGGACAAAACAAAATTGGTTGGACTTTTTTAGAACAAGAACTGAATCGTTTATTGTCCTTATAAATGTTGAAGATACATTATCTGGATTCTGTTTAATCGAAAATAATGACGATATCTCATATCTCCATAAAATATGTGTTGCTAAGAATGCTGAGGGTCATGGGCACGGACAGGCCCTCATGACGAGTGCTCTATCTCAACTCGACGATTTAAAGGTAAATGCCTTATCTTTAGAAGTTGATGTTTCTAATTTCAGAGCGATTAGCTTCTACGAGAAACTTGGCTTTAAGCAACTGGGGCGACGCAAGAAATTTTATAGTGATGGCTCCGATGCCTTTGTCTATGAGTTAAGCCTGACATCATAG
- the rimP gene encoding ribosome maturation factor RimP has translation MNNTELEKKFHEKLLEVTKELGYILYDLQYIPGSKTLRVFIMDEKTMTAVIDDCVKVDKALSPFMEENAWIPDEIILEVSSPGLYRHLKTLQHYQWAKGTPVTLALRKSLDELYPGEFSKKDGKSKKLTGMLLDCDEDGVLINYNEDVDLKINYIEIKKANLEPEVERRP, from the coding sequence TTGAATAATACAGAATTAGAAAAAAAATTTCATGAAAAGCTATTAGAAGTTACTAAAGAGCTAGGCTATATTTTATACGACCTTCAATACATACCAGGTAGTAAAACTCTTCGTGTCTTTATAATGGATGAGAAGACGATGACTGCAGTGATTGATGACTGTGTAAAAGTTGATAAGGCCCTTTCTCCATTCATGGAAGAGAATGCGTGGATTCCTGATGAGATTATCCTCGAAGTTTCTTCGCCAGGACTTTATCGCCATTTAAAAACTCTACAACACTATCAATGGGCAAAAGGAACACCTGTTACTTTAGCTCTTAGAAAGTCTCTGGATGAGCTTTATCCTGGAGAGTTTAGTAAGAAAGACGGTAAGAGTAAAAAACTTACGGGGATGCTTCTAGACTGTGATGAAGACGGTGTTTTGATTAATTATAATGAAGATGTTGATTTAAAGATAAATTATATAGAAATAAAAAAGGCGAACCTCGAACCTGAAGTTGAGCGTCGTCCATAA
- the nusA gene encoding transcription termination factor NusA, which yields MNFSELGRVIETLGKDRGINRDIIIKAIEQAFLVTARKKFGIQGEYETRYNEADDDVEIFQYKNVVNDVRDSIVEISLSDAKELDEEVEVGDQLGIKIENPNFTRVDVQTARQIIFQKVRDAEREILFSEFKHRQGDLVTGIARRYERGNIIVDLGKADAVLSRREIIPNEAFKPGDRIQAYLTEVVMTNRGPEIRLSRTSPMFLVKLFEVEVPEIQDGTIEIKSAAREPGQRAKIAVRSVDKDIDPVGACVGMKGSRVQNVVNELQGEKIDIVKWSEDFQTFATAALAPAEIDSIQTNYDENSMDVVVEEDQLSLAIGRRGQNVRLAAMLTGFKINIISKAKLQDRISKAAQVLVQISSVTETMAQVLVQHGVMAIGDLVSASADELASVLEIEESAAQAIIDETLKMIDAGTISYGDDAEEELVSASAVPAYRGLLDSSEEETDEDAKSKFSEAERRLREELAAFKIK from the coding sequence ATGAATTTTTCAGAGCTTGGAAGAGTAATTGAAACACTTGGTAAAGATCGTGGGATCAATAGAGATATTATCATTAAGGCGATTGAACAGGCTTTTCTTGTAACAGCAAGAAAGAAGTTTGGAATCCAAGGTGAGTATGAAACTCGTTATAATGAAGCTGATGATGATGTAGAGATCTTTCAATATAAGAACGTTGTTAACGATGTTAGAGATTCTATTGTTGAAATCAGCCTTTCTGATGCAAAAGAACTCGATGAAGAAGTTGAAGTTGGCGATCAATTAGGTATTAAAATTGAGAACCCTAACTTTACAAGAGTTGATGTACAAACAGCACGTCAGATTATTTTCCAAAAAGTAAGAGACGCTGAAAGAGAAATTCTATTCTCTGAATTTAAGCACAGACAAGGTGACCTTGTTACTGGTATTGCTAGAAGATACGAAAGAGGAAATATTATCGTTGACCTTGGAAAAGCTGATGCAGTTCTTTCTAGAAGAGAAATTATTCCAAACGAAGCTTTCAAACCAGGTGATAGAATCCAAGCATATTTAACTGAAGTAGTAATGACGAACAGAGGGCCAGAAATTAGACTTTCTAGAACTTCTCCAATGTTCCTTGTTAAACTATTTGAAGTTGAAGTACCTGAAATTCAGGATGGAACAATTGAAATTAAGTCTGCAGCAAGAGAGCCAGGACAAAGAGCTAAAATTGCAGTGAGATCAGTTGATAAAGATATCGATCCAGTTGGTGCATGTGTTGGTATGAAAGGTTCACGTGTTCAAAACGTTGTTAACGAACTTCAAGGTGAAAAAATTGATATCGTGAAGTGGTCTGAAGATTTCCAAACTTTTGCAACAGCTGCTCTTGCTCCTGCAGAAATTGACAGTATTCAAACTAACTATGATGAAAACTCAATGGACGTGGTTGTTGAAGAAGATCAACTATCTCTAGCGATCGGTCGTCGTGGACAAAACGTAAGACTTGCAGCAATGCTTACAGGATTTAAAATTAACATTATTTCTAAAGCAAAGCTTCAAGATAGAATTTCTAAAGCGGCTCAAGTCCTTGTTCAAATATCTTCTGTTACAGAGACAATGGCACAGGTTCTTGTTCAACACGGTGTAATGGCAATTGGTGATCTTGTTTCTGCAAGTGCTGATGAGCTTGCAAGTGTTCTAGAAATTGAAGAGTCAGCAGCTCAGGCGATTATTGATGAGACATTAAAAATGATCGACGCTGGTACAATCTCATATGGTGACGATGCTGAAGAAGAATTAGTTTCTGCTTCTGCTGTTCCAGCATATAGAGGACTTCTTGATTCAAGTGAAGAAGAAACTGATGAAGATGCGAAGAGCAAGTTCAGTGAAGCTGAAAGAAGACTACGTGAAGAGCTAGCAGCTTTTAAAATTAAATAA
- the infB gene encoding translation initiation factor IF-2, with translation MPKKIFELANEIGKGALDLVEELKSHGFNVRNHMTVLDDEEVKKAIALCSGAPEESDSKKSKVTKKKVAKKKVTKKKVIKKVADSVDPDSGDVAITETIVSTTVDPDSEDASKTKIVRRKKAVVRKKAPAKSDEEVSEEEAVEVEASAEVDVDIDTDSDVDTGSTDADTETEEIVAAADDSEDEVKEEKKANSGQSPEQLLNTKQFGLRIVKQAPVKPKVEARDEDEDDRPRKKIITKPVADEDIVDDDEVARGKDGATSKKRLSGLASMMSGKKAIVNRSQTLNEERATSELKSYGVLSGGRPMYTMIKRKKSYSGPAKTTAITEVKDSKRVVKLHGGALVEELAKKLSVKLKDMIDQCLDLNLLIKAGDYVGMKLATDIAALYDYRVENVAFDEDKIIGKDKKEDRSHLPLRSPIITIMGHVDHGKTTLLDYIRNEKVASGEAGGITQHIGAYSVDVKGSSLTFLDTPGHAAFAAMRQRGADVTDIVVLIVAADDGVMPQTRESIKFIQNAGKPLIVAVNKMDKEGANPDRVKQELTEFNITPEEWGGDTQFCPVSALKGDGVDDLLEAIALQAEIMDLREDPNGSAEGIVIESKIEQGRGPVATILVQSGTLKKGDAIVVGETYGRARSLTNYRGTLLDSAGPSIPVQVLGLTEAPSPGDTLNVVKNEREAKKIAENRIDERKKLDSVGATAPKVSLEDFFAAAKDEGPEQKELALIIRSDVQGSFEAIKNAVEGLSNPEVNVRVIAGGVGPISDSDVAMAETSGGFLLGFNMRPSTSARKMAEVKGIDVKTYSIIYELINDVKLAIEGLLVPETVEEFIGRAEVRDTFSVPKIGTIAGSYVIDGSIQSGCNVRLLRDGKIVFDGKMSSLKRFKDDVKEVKNGYECGIALEQYTDIKVGDLFEAYRLIEKKRTLSDVETQGTIL, from the coding sequence ATGCCTAAAAAGATTTTTGAACTGGCAAATGAGATAGGAAAGGGTGCACTTGATCTTGTCGAAGAGCTAAAAAGTCACGGTTTCAATGTAAGAAACCACATGACTGTCTTAGATGACGAAGAAGTGAAGAAAGCTATTGCGCTTTGTTCTGGAGCCCCAGAAGAATCTGATAGCAAGAAGTCTAAAGTCACAAAGAAGAAAGTAGCAAAGAAGAAGGTTACAAAGAAAAAAGTAATCAAGAAAGTTGCTGACTCTGTTGACCCAGACTCTGGTGATGTTGCCATAACGGAGACGATTGTTTCGACAACTGTTGATCCGGATTCAGAAGATGCTTCTAAAACTAAAATTGTTAGAAGAAAAAAGGCCGTTGTTAGAAAGAAAGCTCCAGCTAAGTCTGATGAAGAAGTTTCTGAAGAGGAGGCGGTAGAAGTAGAAGCATCGGCTGAAGTAGATGTTGATATAGATACTGATTCTGATGTTGATACAGGTTCGACTGACGCTGATACTGAAACAGAAGAAATCGTTGCAGCAGCTGATGATTCAGAAGACGAAGTGAAAGAAGAAAAGAAAGCTAATTCAGGACAGAGTCCAGAACAACTTTTAAATACAAAACAATTTGGACTACGAATTGTTAAGCAAGCTCCAGTTAAGCCTAAAGTTGAAGCTCGCGATGAAGATGAAGATGATAGACCACGCAAGAAAATCATAACAAAACCAGTCGCAGATGAGGATATTGTTGATGATGATGAAGTTGCGAGAGGAAAGGATGGAGCTACTAGTAAGAAGCGTCTTTCTGGTCTAGCTTCAATGATGTCTGGTAAGAAGGCCATCGTTAATCGTTCTCAGACTCTGAATGAAGAGAGAGCTACTTCTGAACTTAAGTCATATGGTGTCCTAAGTGGTGGACGTCCAATGTATACAATGATTAAGAGAAAGAAATCTTATTCAGGACCAGCAAAAACTACAGCAATAACTGAAGTGAAGGATTCTAAGAGAGTGGTAAAATTACATGGTGGAGCTCTTGTAGAAGAACTTGCTAAAAAACTATCTGTAAAACTAAAAGACATGATTGATCAGTGTCTTGACCTTAACCTGCTAATTAAAGCAGGTGATTATGTCGGTATGAAGTTAGCAACTGATATTGCAGCTCTTTATGATTACAGAGTTGAAAACGTTGCTTTTGATGAAGACAAAATTATTGGGAAAGATAAGAAGGAAGACAGAAGTCATCTTCCTCTAAGGTCTCCAATTATTACAATCATGGGTCACGTTGACCATGGTAAGACAACTCTTCTTGATTATATTAGAAATGAGAAAGTTGCTTCTGGTGAAGCCGGAGGTATCACTCAACATATTGGAGCTTATTCAGTAGATGTTAAAGGTTCAAGCCTTACATTCCTAGATACTCCTGGTCACGCGGCTTTCGCGGCCATGAGACAACGTGGAGCTGATGTTACAGATATTGTTGTTCTAATCGTTGCTGCTGATGATGGTGTTATGCCTCAAACGCGTGAATCAATTAAGTTTATCCAAAATGCTGGGAAACCACTTATCGTCGCAGTTAACAAGATGGATAAGGAAGGTGCTAACCCAGATAGAGTTAAGCAAGAGCTTACTGAGTTTAATATTACTCCAGAAGAATGGGGTGGGGACACTCAATTCTGTCCAGTGTCGGCACTAAAGGGTGACGGTGTTGATGATCTTCTCGAAGCTATTGCTCTTCAAGCTGAAATTATGGACCTTAGAGAAGATCCAAATGGAAGCGCTGAAGGTATTGTTATCGAATCTAAGATTGAGCAAGGACGTGGACCAGTTGCAACAATTCTGGTTCAAAGTGGAACTCTTAAGAAAGGTGATGCGATTGTTGTCGGTGAAACTTACGGACGTGCAAGAAGCTTAACGAACTATAGAGGGACACTTCTAGATAGTGCTGGACCTTCTATTCCTGTTCAGGTTCTAGGATTAACAGAGGCACCATCTCCTGGAGATACACTAAACGTAGTTAAAAATGAAAGAGAAGCGAAGAAAATTGCTGAGAATAGAATTGATGAAAGAAAGAAACTTGATTCTGTTGGTGCAACAGCTCCAAAAGTTTCACTTGAGGATTTCTTTGCTGCTGCTAAGGATGAAGGTCCAGAACAAAAAGAGCTTGCTCTTATTATTCGTTCAGATGTTCAAGGTTCTTTTGAAGCAATCAAGAACGCTGTTGAAGGTCTATCAAACCCAGAAGTTAACGTACGTGTTATCGCTGGTGGTGTTGGTCCAATCAGTGATTCTGACGTTGCTATGGCAGAGACATCTGGTGGATTCTTATTAGGGTTCAACATGAGACCTTCTACTTCAGCTAGAAAGATGGCAGAAGTTAAAGGTATTGATGTAAAAACATATTCAATCATCTATGAACTAATCAATGATGTTAAGTTAGCGATTGAAGGACTTCTTGTTCCTGAGACTGTTGAAGAATTCATTGGTAGAGCAGAAGTTAGAGATACTTTCTCTGTTCCAAAAATTGGAACTATTGCTGGTTCTTATGTTATCGACGGTTCGATTCAGTCAGGATGTAATGTTAGATTACTTCGTGACGGGAAAATCGTATTTGACGGAAAAATGTCATCTCTTAAGAGATTTAAAGATGATGTTAAAGAAGTTAAGAATGGTTACGAGTGTGGTATCGCTCTTGAGCAATACACGGACATCAAAGTTGGTGACTTATTTGAAGCTTACCGCTTGATCGAAAAGAAGAGAACGCTAAGTGATGTTGAAACTCAAGGTACTATTTTATAA
- the rbfA gene encoding 30S ribosome-binding factor RbfA: MAKFSKKEQYENQIRDELNLLLRTGLNNSALSFVSITRVEVAPDYSVATIYWDTFDPSRRGSIKEAMDATAGKMRSHLAKTVKVRHTPALVIKYDSSFEDEASIDSLLREEKKKGKSF; the protein is encoded by the coding sequence TTGGCAAAGTTTAGTAAAAAAGAACAATATGAGAATCAGATTAGGGATGAACTTAATCTGCTTCTAAGAACTGGGCTTAACAATTCAGCGTTAAGTTTTGTTTCTATTACAAGAGTTGAGGTTGCTCCAGATTATTCTGTGGCAACTATTTACTGGGATACTTTTGATCCTTCACGTCGTGGTTCAATTAAAGAAGCGATGGATGCGACAGCTGGGAAGATGCGTTCTCACTTAGCAAAGACCGTAAAGGTAAGACACACTCCTGCTCTTGTAATTAAGTATGATTCATCTTTTGAAGATGAGGCCTCAATTGATTCTCTTTTAAGAGAAGAGAAGAAAAAGGGTAAGTCTTTCTAA
- the truB gene encoding tRNA pseudouridine(55) synthase TruB, with protein sequence MFFLVNKPVGVSSFDVIRKFKRALSKKIGKIGHFGTLDPFADGLMIVGIGGATRLNDYTQKLPKEYIAKGVLGIKSETGDFTAGEDQYYKDDNYSSLKYSNELIDETLKSFLGEYDQVPHKYSATKFEGKNLYEWAREGVEIKKDPVRRHIYEIELLAVEGDEVTFRVSCSSGTYIRVLFEDLALKLGTFGALKELRRSKIGPHFIENSFELGVLEKEDFDEEFFLSQYAQNIESLVDFPRIDFTDTEHFKFSNGQKFTVDREDAHYWVYFAQELLGLVEVCQGNVTYCISYSGQETLKINNLTTRNSLDDRS encoded by the coding sequence TTGTTTTTTCTAGTAAACAAACCCGTTGGTGTTTCATCGTTTGATGTGATTAGAAAATTTAAAAGAGCTTTGTCTAAAAAAATTGGTAAAATCGGTCACTTTGGTACACTTGATCCTTTTGCCGATGGCCTGATGATTGTCGGTATTGGTGGGGCAACACGACTTAATGATTACACTCAAAAGCTTCCTAAAGAATATATCGCGAAAGGAGTTCTTGGGATTAAGAGTGAGACTGGTGACTTTACGGCAGGGGAAGACCAGTATTACAAAGATGATAATTATAGTTCTTTGAAATATTCAAATGAACTAATCGACGAAACTTTAAAGTCGTTTCTGGGTGAGTATGATCAGGTTCCACATAAGTATTCTGCAACAAAGTTTGAGGGTAAAAATCTCTATGAGTGGGCCCGTGAAGGTGTGGAGATAAAAAAAGACCCCGTTCGTCGTCATATTTACGAGATTGAGCTTCTGGCCGTTGAAGGTGATGAAGTTACTTTTAGGGTAAGCTGTTCGAGTGGAACATATATTCGAGTTCTTTTTGAAGATCTTGCATTGAAGCTTGGAACTTTTGGGGCCTTAAAAGAGCTTAGAAGATCTAAGATTGGTCCACACTTCATTGAGAACTCTTTTGAGTTGGGTGTATTAGAAAAAGAAGACTTCGATGAGGAGTTCTTTCTTTCACAATATGCACAGAATATTGAGTCATTGGTGGACTTTCCACGTATTGATTTTACAGATACTGAACACTTTAAGTTTAGTAATGGGCAAAAGTTTACCGTGGATAGGGAAGATGCCCATTACTGGGTATACTTCGCACAGGAGCTACTGGGGCTTGTTGAGGTCTGTCAAGGTAATGTAACATATTGCATTAGCTATAGTGGTCAGGAAACATTAAAAATAAACAACTTAACTACTCGTAATTCTTTGGACGATCGAAGTTAA
- a CDS encoding ferredoxin: MNTTLLAMGIAFLVVLGLVVNLGVLSLLSGALHFLFARPSLEILKSENGESGFAFGFRWNNAREPASFDQVKLRLFNPFAKPTQVDVSADFAGQTSDFGVDVNLGPAFTEILNSTGLDNSTLQIEVVSKKDGITHYFNYKTRKFLENFRAANKSVASFNEKYGYVKTKPVYHQTTRSFIADPLPQTAEKILKIQSNPAFAGAFTAAADSAAPAQENFTVAKVWIEDGCIVCNACEGIYPEVFEVTDTTCLIRPDAPLNDGLKILESAEACPVEVIKFTKAS; encoded by the coding sequence GTGAATACAACGCTATTAGCAATGGGGATTGCGTTCTTAGTAGTATTAGGATTAGTTGTTAATTTAGGAGTATTAAGTTTACTTTCGGGTGCTTTACACTTCTTATTTGCAAGACCTTCATTAGAAATTTTGAAGTCTGAAAATGGTGAGAGTGGTTTTGCATTTGGTTTCCGTTGGAATAATGCAAGAGAGCCAGCTTCTTTTGACCAAGTAAAACTAAGACTTTTTAATCCATTCGCAAAACCAACTCAAGTTGATGTATCTGCAGACTTTGCAGGTCAGACATCTGATTTTGGTGTTGATGTTAATTTAGGGCCAGCATTTACTGAGATTCTAAATTCTACGGGATTAGATAATTCAACTCTTCAAATTGAAGTTGTTTCTAAGAAAGATGGAATCACTCACTACTTTAATTATAAGACAAGAAAGTTCCTAGAGAACTTTAGAGCGGCTAATAAGTCTGTTGCTTCTTTTAATGAGAAATATGGTTATGTAAAAACTAAGCCAGTTTATCATCAAACAACAAGAAGCTTTATTGCAGATCCACTTCCACAAACGGCTGAGAAGATCTTAAAGATTCAATCTAACCCAGCTTTCGCAGGTGCTTTTACAGCTGCTGCTGATTCAGCGGCTCCGGCACAAGAGAATTTTACTGTTGCTAAGGTTTGGATTGAAGATGGATGTATCGTTTGTAATGCTTGTGAAGGTATTTACCCAGAGGTATTTGAAGTTACTGATACGACTTGTTTAATTCGTCCAGATGCACCACTTAACGATGGTCTTAAAATTCTTGAATCTGCGGAAGCTTGTCCAGTTGAAGTTATCAAGTTTACAAAAGCTTCATAA